Part of the Lichenicola cladoniae genome is shown below.
CGGTGATCGTGCAGTCCGGCCTGACCCGGCAGCGTGCGGGCTGAACCCGGCGCCCGGTTGGAATGAGGCGGGACCGGCACATCTTCTAGACCATGAACGATCTCGCCGGCTTCCCGCCCCGTGCCTTCGACAAGGCCGACCCTTCGCCCGATCCGCTCTTCTACAGGCAGCCCCGGCTGGTGACGCATATCGACGACGAGGCGATCGCCGCCGTCACCGAGCTGTATCGCCGGTTCCTGCCGGCCGGCGGAACCGTGCTGGACCTGATGAGCAGCTGGGTCAGCCACCTGCCGCACGACATCGCCTACGCACGGATCGTCGGGCACGGCATGAACGCGGACGAGCTGGCCGCCAATCCACGCCTGGACGAACGCTTCGTCAGCGACCTGAACGCCGATCCGGTCCTGTCCCTGCCGGACGCGCATTTCGATGCCGCTTGCATGTGCGTATCGGTCCAGTACCTGCAGCGGCCGATCGAGGTGTTTCGGGAGGTGGCGCGGGTGCTGCGTCCCGGGGCCCCGTTCGTGGTGACGTTCTCCAATCGCTGCTTCCCGACCAAGGCGGTGGCGATCTGGCAGGCGCTGACCGGACCGGACCAGCAGCAGCTGGTGGCACTGTACATGCAGCGGGCCGGGTTCGGCTCGATCGACGCCAGCGAGGTGGTGCCCGATCATGGCGACCCGATCTGGGCGGTGATCGGTTACGCGGACGGTGCCGAAACAGGCTAGACTGCCGTCTGGAACGTCAGGGGTCAGGGCGATGGGCTTGCGGATACCGGTCTTGCTGGGAAGCGTGCGAAGCGATCGCGTCGGCATACGGGCCGCTCGCTACATCATCGACGCGCTGACCAGGAAGGGCCACGAGCCGGTCCTGGTCGACCCGATGGAGTTGCAACTGCCGCTTCTCGACCGGATGTACAAGGAACATCCGAAAGGCGAGGCGCCGGCCAACCTCGAACGTCTAGCAACACTCTATCGCGAGGCGGACGGCTTCATGATCGTCAGCGGCGAATACAACAACGGCATCCCGCCGGCGCTCAAGAACCTGCTCGACTATTTCCTCGAGGAATATTTCTGGCGGCCGTCCGCAATCCTTTGCTACTCGGCCGGCCAGTTCGGCGGCGTCCGGGCTGCCATGCAGCTCCGGATGACACTCGCCGAACTCGGCATGCCGAGCATCCCGAGCCTGCTGCCGATACCGCGCATCCAGCAGGTTCTCGACGAGGACGGACACGCCACCGCCGAGTGGATCGACAAGAGCGCGGGGCGGTTCATCTCGGAGTTCGAGTGGTACGCAGGCGCGTTGCAGACCCAACGCGCCGGCGGCACTCCGTACTAGAGGATCGATCCCGACAAAGCTTCGATCAGGACGGCAACACGATGCTCTTGCCGCCATCGGCCATCGTGATCGACCCCACCATGAAGCTGGCCTCCTCGGACGCGAGGAACGCAATCACCCGGGCGATCTCTTCCGGCTGAGCCGCCCGCCCGATCGGCGCGTTCTTGCCATACGCGGCAAGCGCCGAGGGACCATCCTCGTGGATATGGTTGAGGATGTTCGTGACAGTATCCCCGGACCCGACGGCGTTCACCCGGATCCCGTGCCCGATCGCCTCGACTGCGAGCGTCCTGGTGAATTGCGCGAGCGCGCCTTTCGACGCCGCATAGGCGGCGATCGACGGAAAGGTCTGGAAACAGGCGTAGGAACCGACATTGACGATCGCCCCCCGGCCGTTGGGGATCATCGCGCGCAGCGCCTCGCGCGAATGCAGAAACACGCCCCTGATATTGACCGCAAAAATGCGGTCCCACTCCTCGACCGTCATGTCCACGACCAGCTTGTTGATGATGATGCCTGCGTTGTTCACGAGAACATCCAGCCGGCCGAACTGTTCGATGGCGGCTGCCACGGCCTGCCGCGCCGCCCCGTCTTCCGCCACATCCGCGACCAGCGGAAATACGCCGGGACGAGCCATCGCGCGGACCTCCGGATCACGATCCTCGGCAACGACCGACGCGCCGCGTGCATGAAGCAGCTCCACGGTTGCCCGGCCGATCCCACTCGCCGCCCCGGTCACGATGGCAACTTTTCCGTCGAATTCCCCGGCTGGGATAGATGCGATGTTCATGGTGAGGCTCCTCGTGATGATGCTTCATCAGGTAGGGCCACAAACGGCCTGCTTTAATACCGGCACTTCCGCATGCCTTGTTCGGAAATGAGGGCACAATACCCTACCGCCTGGCGGCGTCGCGGATCGCCCCGATCAGCGTCGTCACGGCTGCCGATCGATGGCGATGCCGGGGATAGTAGAGCGCGAAGCCGGGAAAAACCTCGGAGTAGGCCGTTAGCAGGGGGACGAGACGACCGGAATCGATATGGGGTTTCACCTCGCTCTCGACCCAGAACGCGATGCCCGCCCCTGCAATCGCCGCATCGAGTGCCGCCCGCTGGTCATTGAAGGTCAGGGGGCCGGAAACCGGGACGGAAAACCATGCTCCGTTCTCGTAGAACTCCCAGTTGTAGAGCGCGGCATGGCCCGGCCACCTGAACACGAGACAAAGATGGTGGCACAGCTCGCGAGGATGATCGGGAACGCCATGCCGATCCAGATAGGCCGGGGCGGCCACGGCGATCTGGCATATGGGAGGCTGAAGCGCGAACGCGATGACATCCTGCTCCAGCAACTCCCCGAGCCTTATCCCGAGATCGAAGCGCTCCGACACGATATCCACGCCGGCATCGTCGATCTGAACTTCCACGCTGATCCTGGGAAAGTCGCGAACAAAGCCGGGCAACAGGGACTGCAGGAACAGCTGGTAGCCCAGGCGTTGCGCATGAACCCGAATTGGTCCCGCGACATCGCCGCTGGTTGCATTCGCCTCCCTCAGCGCCGCGTCGATTTCCTCGAATGCTGAACTTGATCGCATTGCCAGCCGCTCGCCGGCAGGCGTGGGGCTGACGCTGCGCGTCGTCCGGTTCAGGAGCTGAATACCGACACGATCCTCAAGCCTGCGGATCGTCTCGCTGAGTGCGGAGCGCGATACCCGAAGCTCTCTCGCGGCGGCAACGAAACTTCCCCGGTCGATGATGCAGCGCAGGGCGCGAAGGTCCTGATAGTCTTTCTCTGCCATGGCCTTCACTAGCATAGACCGGACCCGGTCCGGACGGTCGACGCCGCTATGCCGGTCATCAAGACGGCAACGGTCGCTTCGGGAGTCGCGGAGCGCGCTGCGGGTCGATAACCTGCACGCCATCATGTCGTGTATGAAGGCTGCGGACAGCTCGAACGAGTGCTACCTGACCCGCCCCGCTACAGGGGTTCCGGTCTCCTTCTCGATGACGATAGAGACGGGGCCTCCGATGATCCCGATCTCGGGCGGCCCTCCGAATTTCCCGCGGGACCGTCCACCGACAGAAGAACCATCGTGATCAGGGTGCGTGGGAATTCCCGACAAGCCCCATGATGACCAGCGTGAGGGCATCGCGTTCACGGGGCGAGCCATTGGGGGGGAGGCTGCCATCGAGCGCTAGGGTGGCCATGCCGTGGACAGCCGCCCAGCAGGCAAGCGTCGCCGTCTCGAGATCTGCCGGAGCAAGTTGCCGCACCCTCCGGACCATCACGCCATAGGCATTGTCTTCGACCGGTGGAGGGCCGCCGTCGTGATCGGAGAACATCAGCCTGAACAGCGCGGGGTGGCTCCGGGCGAAGGCCAGGTAGGCTTCCCCCTGCGCCACGAGCGCGAGACACGCGTCCGCCTGATCATCTGCCGCCAGCAGCACCGTCCGTAGGTCGTCGAAGCCGTGCATGGCCACCGCTGCGAGCAACGCGGCCTTGTCGCGGAAATGGCGGTAGGGCGCCATCGCCGAAACCCCCGCATCACGCGCGATCGCACGCAACCCGATCTCGTCGCCCCGCTCGAGCCTGGTCAGGGCAGCAGCGATCAGGCGTCCGTGAAGATCCGATAAGATTTCATCGACCATGTTTACAGTGTATACCCAGCTCTGATACGTTTACACTGTAAACAATGGGAAGCCGGGTTATGCAAGCAACAACGATCCGGAGGTCGGTGGACCTCTCGCAGTATCCCGATCTGGTGATGATCATGCTCGGTTTCCGGTTGCGAGGGTGGCGCGGCCTGCGTGCAATGCGCCGGATCGGTCCGGGGATGGCGAAGATCATGCGCGACCGACCGGACGGCCTGCTCGCCCATGAAGGCATGAAGTTCAGCCTGCTTCACTTCGGCTTCCGCCAGTATTGGCGTGATCTCGACACGCTAGAGCGGTTTACACGCAGCGAACCGCATGCCGGTTGGTGGCGAAGCGTCCGCGAACTGTCGGCAGACGCAGGATTCTGGCATGAGACCTACCACGCGCGAGGTGGCATCGAGGCGCTTTACGTCGCGATGCCGGAACCTGTGGGCCTGCAACTTTTCGCCCCCGAGCGGCAGCCTGTCGGCCCGTTCATGTCGGCGCGAGCGCGGATACAGGGTGGGGCAGTAGAGCCACGAGCGGCACCCCAGGCGGTCGATTGAGTGGGTGGCGGACAAGTCCGTCCCAGGGTTGGCCCGGATGCGCAGAGGCTGGCGGCGGGTGGTCCCCGGATCATCCACGTCTCGGACGGCCACGTTCACGCGGCTCGTCGAGGGCAATGGAGTCTCTGCGGCTGCCGAGCCGGCGTGTCCGGTTGTTGTGAACTGGACTCCGGTGTTGGCCAGGACGGGCGGATCTTGCAGGACGCGGCCCTGTTGAACGCGTGGAAGACGTCACCGGCGATCTGTCTGGTTGATGGCTCGCGCGGCGGCTCGCAGGACGCTTCGGCTGAACCATCGGATCCAGTCGTGGCCGACGTTGTCGTGAACATCGGTGATCAGCCGGCTGCATGGTAGCTCGCGGGCAGGGCTCCATATAGGAGTGATGAACCGTCCTATCGTCCTGACCCGCGGCGCTGCACTCGACCGTCTGACCGAAGCCGTCCCGCGCTTCGGCCCCGTCTACGCCGCCAACCGGAATACCGACGCAGGGCCCCTGGGAAGAGCGACCACAAGCGAACTCTCGCCCTACCTGCGCCGCCGGCTGCTGCTGGAGCAGGAGGTCGTCGGGGCCGCGCTGGCCGAGCATGGTCCCAAGGCTGCGCAGAAGTTCATCGACGAGGTGTTCTGGCGCTCCTACTTCAAGGGAAACCTCGAGGCCCATCCTGCAGCCTGGACAAGCTACCTCGACGACGTTGCGGCGGAGCGGGAGCGCCTGGCAGCGAACTCCGGTCTGCGACGCGCCTACCAGGACGCCGTGTCCGGGCGTACCGGCATCGACGGCTTCGACGACTGGGCGCGCGAACTGGTCGAGCATGGCTGGCTGCACAACCACGCACGGATGTGGTTCGCCTCGATCTGGGTGTTCACCCTCCGCCTGCCCTGGGTGCTCGGCGCGGATTTCTTCCTGCAGAACCTGCTTGATGGAGATCCGGCCAGCAACACCCTGTCGTGGCGCTGGGTCGCCGGGCTGCATACACAGGGGAAGGCCTATGCCGCGCGGGCGGAAAACATCCGCCGCTTCACCGACGGCCGTTTTTCCCCGACCGGCCTGAACGAGAGCCCGGAGCCGTTGCAGGAGATCGACCCTCCCAGCCTGGTTCCGCTGCCGTCCGCGGACCCGGTGCCGACGGGTGACGTCGCACTGCTCCTGCATCTCGATGACCTGAACCCGGAGACCCTGAAGCTGGGCTGCCGGGTCACCCGTGTCGGCGGACTGGTCGCGCATGCGCCCAATGCTTCGGAACAGGTCCGGCAGGCCGACCGGGAAGCGATGGCCGACGCGTTGGATCGCGCCGGGCAGTGGTTCGGATGCGCCGCCGCCATCGCTGTGCCCGGTTGGGAGGATGGCCTGCCGGTCGTCGCGGCGTGGGCGCCGGTGGGTCCATCGGCCGATGCCTTGCCACCCGGTTGCCTGCGGGTGCGTCGACAGTGGGACGAGCTGACCTGGCCACATGCCACGCGCGGCTACTTCCAGGTGAAGAGCGCCACCCCGGCAATCCTTCGCGCGATGTCTCCCGGCTAGGGCATCATCCGATCGAGCGCCAGCCGTCAGGTTCCACGCCGTCGTATGATCGTCGCCTCGGCAATGCGGGCATAACCGGGAACATGCCCGTGCGGCACGCCATCGCTATCCATCAGATATCGCGTCTCCAGCTCATGGTTCGTCACGAGTGCCGTGAGCTCGAAGTTCCGTTGCGCAAGAAAGCGTCGCAGATTCCGGTCCTCGATTCCGAACGATAACGGCCGCCCAGACTGGTCCATGAACGCGCGGAACTCCTCGCCGCCGTAATAGGCGACCGAGCCGTCGATCATCGATCGCGGCACGTAGTCGAAGACGATGCCACTGTCCGGCACGCTATGCTGGCTGACGAAGTCCAGCACGGCGTCCACATCGTCTTCGGTCATATCGACCGAGCGACCTTCCCAGATGAAGAACGTCGGTTCCGAAGAATCGTAGCCGGGCGCATCGGCGATGTCCGCAAGCGCGTCCGCCTCGAAATCGCTCGCAACATAATGGATGTTTCTCGCGCCGGAACCCGGCAGGTGCTCAAGCGCCGCCTTCTTCTCACGCTGGATCTCCCCGAAATCGACCTCGAAGAACCGGACATCGTGTTCCGCACCGGCAAGACGGTGTGCTCTCGTATCGAAGCCTGCTCCGAGCAAGACCACCAGCCTGAAGCCACCATCTATCGCCCGGCGCAAGCAGGCGTCGAGATGGAATGTCCGGGCATTCTGCAAATAATACGCTCCGGGCAGCACGGCTTCCAGGTTCGTCCGGAACTTCCCGACCTGCTCGGGCTCATCCGGATCGGGCCGTTCACCCGGATCAAGAAACTCCCGAGCCAGGGTATCGGGGTTGCGTATTTTCCGATCGGGCTCGAGTGCGGCAAAGGCTCGTGCCCTGGCATCGCCCAGGGCGGCTGCCCGGAGCGTTTCCACGTGATCCGTCATAGTGCAAAGCCTCTGTGTCGTAACCGCTGCCCGCACTGCGCGGTCACAGCCAACCCTTGTCGCGAAAGCCGGAAAGATCGAGGCCGGCCAATACATACCAGGCGCCGTCGCGGTATCGCGCGCCCAGCTTCTGGGCGGCATCCTTGTTCCCGTATGGAATGTTGAGCCGGATCTCGGTTCCCCCCGCAGCCGGTCCGGATGCAACCGGCGCCTTGGCGGCTCGCGCCTTCCCACCGGTCCGTTTCTTCGCACCCGGGGTGGCGGCTGCCCGCGCTTTCGCCGGAGCCGCGCGCCTGCGTGGCGTCACTGGCTTGGAACTCTCCGGCGCCTGGGCCGACACCTGTTTCGATGCCGCATGCTTGTCCAGGAAGGCGCGGCAGACGGCGCCGGAACTTGCATATCCGCGCGGCGGCTTGATGGTCTTCTGCTTCGCCAGACTCTCGACATAGGCTTTCATCGCCGGCGTGGGCGGCCCGGATCGTCCCGCCGCTCCCGGCTTCCCGGGCGGTCCTGCCGCCGCGATCACCAGCGGCGCCGCACCGCTGGAAGCGTGCTCGGTCAGGCGGCCGATGATGCGGGAGGCCTGCGCGCACACGGCGTCGATCGCGCTCATCATCTCGGTGCGGCCGACCAGCACGTCATCCAGCAGCCGTTCGAGCTGGGCGGTCACACCCGGATCGACCAGCGCCGGATCGGCCTTCTGCAGCACGTCGAACAGGGCCAGCCCACGATCGGTCGGCACGATGTTCTTGCCGTCGATGACCAGGAACTCCTGCGTCTTGAGGCCGCGAATGATCTCGGCGCGGGTCGCCGGCGTGCCGATGCCCTTCGCCTCCTTCAGCCGCTCGCGCAACGCCTCGTCCGGCACGAAGCGCCAGGCATTCTGCATCGCGTCGATCAGCGTGCCCTCGTTGTAGCGCGGTGGCGGGCGGGTTTCCTTGTCCTCGACCTTCGGTTCGGACAGCAACGCGGTTTCGCCCGACCGGAGCGCCGGCAACAGCTGCGCCTCGTCGCCTTTTTCCTCCGCCGGCTGCCACTCGGGAAACGCCGCCCGCCAACCCATCTCGATCGGCTGGCGACCCGCGGCCCGAAACACGTAGCCCTGCACATCCAGCAGCGCCGTCGTCTGCCGGTAGCGGAAATCCGGCATCATCGCCGCGAGGTAGGACCGCGCGATCACGTCGAACAACCGCCGCTCGTCCGCGCTGAGCCGGGGCCAGACCGCGCGCAAATTATCGACGGTATTGTGGTTGGGGATGACCGCATGATGGCTCGCGCCCGCCAGCCCCTTGTCGCTGAAGGTGCCGCTCATGCCGCGCCGGACCAGCGGTGGATCGAGCACCGGGATCGCCGCGAAGCTTTGGCCGACCCTGAGCGCCTCGACGATGCGCGGCACCTGCGGGATCAGGCTTTCGGGCAAATAGCGGGTTTCGGCACGAGGGTAGGTGATGATCTTCTTGCCCGAGCCGTCGTAGAGCTCCTGCGCCACCTCCAGCGTGCGCGCCGCCGACCAGCCGAACCGCGAGGCGCAGAGTTTCTGCAGCGACGGCAGGTCGTGCAGCCGGGGTGGTGCCTGCCGCTTGTCCTCGACCTTGACCGAGAGCGGGCCGTCGGCGCCGTCCGCCAGCACCGCGATCGCCTCGGCCGTGGCGCGATCCGGTATCCGCTCCTTGGGCGCGAACCGCATCCGGAACTGCCCCGTCGCCACCGTGGCCGTCGCCACGATCTCGAAATACGGCTGGACCACGAACTCGCGGATTTCCAGCTCCCGCCGGCAGACGATAGCGAGCGTCGGCGTCTTGACCCGGCCCACGCCGATCACCGTGCGGGCGCCACGGGCGAGGGTGACGGTCGCAGTGCGGGTCAGCGAGAGATTGTAGATCTGGTCCGCCTGCCGCCGTGCGACGGCCGCCTGGTAGAGCGCCGCGTGCTCGCCGTTCGGCCGCGCATTGGTGAAGGCGTCGCGGATGGTGACGGCATCCTGGGCGGTGAACATCACCCGCCGGACCTCGCCGCGATATTTGTAGTGCTCGAGGATTTCCTGGCCGATCAGCTGGCCCTCGCGGTCGCAGTCGGTCGCGAGCCACACCCGCTTCGCCGAAACCAGCGCCTCGCGGATCGCCTTGAGCTTTGACGCCTTGTTGCCGCCGGTGGCCGGACGGGTGCCATACAGACCCTCGGGACGCAGCAGCACCGGCGTCCAGCGCTTCCAGCTTGGTTCGACTTCCTCCGGCTCGAGCAGATCGAACAGATGGCCCTCGGCCGGCAGGATGGTCCCGTAGCGACTGCCGACCGCATCGCGGATGTCCTTGGCCTGGCTGGACTTCTCGGTGATGACGATCTGCTCGACCATGCGTTCATGATAGGTTCTTCAACCCGCGCCGACCAGACCCGGCGCGTCGCGTCGGCATCCGCTTTCGCGTCCTGCCGATCGACGGGCGCGGTCTACTTCCGCTGCAGCCGCCGGCGAAGGCGCGAAGCGAACCGCCCGGACGACGGTTCGGGCGTGACGCCCTGGCGACCGGGGCCCGAGAGTTGTTCGACCAGCCGCTTGGCGATCAGGCCACGGTGCCCGCCATGCCAGTGGCCCGCCGCACCATCGGGCGGGAGCCATGGCGGCAGTTGCAGCGACAGGCGCCTGCTCAACCCGTCGAGCAGCGGCTCGTAGGTGGACCGAAGCGCATGGAGCACGTCCTCCGCATCAGCGCTTCCGGTCCAGTTCACTCCGGCATTCCCGAAAGCCTCTTCCATCGCCAGGTAGGTCTCGTGCGACAGCCGGTCGTTTCCCTCGAAAGGCGACGGGCCGATCCCGAGGGCCCGGGACATCTCGACGATCACCTGGCGCGTCATGGTGAAGGTCATCCGCGCCTGGAGCGGCTGCATGTCCTCCATCCCGACCAGGACCAGGGCGCTGGTATCCATCACCGCCGCCATCGCCGCGAGCCAGGACTGGTTGTCATGTTGCGAGCGGTAATAGACCAGCATCGGATAGGAGAGATGGCTCTCGAGCAGTTCCGCGCCCCAGGTTTCCCATTCCCGCAGCATCTCGTCGAGTTTCGCGAGACCGCCGGGCTCCGCATGAAGAACGATCATGGTGGTCGCGGTGGGCGGCGAGCCGGCGCGGGCATCGAGCTGGATGACATGCGCCTCGCGCCGCGCGAACAACTGGTAGAGTACCGGCAGGTAGCCGATCACGACGGCGATGAAGCCGAGCCCGAGGCCTGCTTCGACAACGGCCAGTATGCGGTTCAGCGCGGTGTGGGGTGCGATATCCCCATAGCCCACCGTGAAGAACGTCACCCCGCTCATATAGACCTGTTCGCTCAGCGCCGATGGGGGCCGGGAATGACCCTGCAGCGCCCATTGCAGCAGGCCGAAGCCGATGATGAACAACGCCGCCCAGAGCGAGAACAGGATCACCAGCGAGAGCGGGCCGAACACGCCGAGGAAGCGTATCTTGCGGTCGCCCGCGAACCATCGGTCCGCCACCCAGATCCACGCCGACCAGGCCGACCGGAAATACAGCCGCGCCAGCCTGACGCGCCGGTACACCCGCCGCGGCAGCAACATGACCTCGAACGCGTCCTGTGCCGTCACCGCGAGCAGGACCAGCGCCAGGACGATCGCCAGGACAACCAGCATCGGTCGGCCGGCCGCGCAGGCTATTCGAGGTTCGTGTGGCGGTGCCGCATGTCGTCGGGACCGATCTTCAGCCGCTCGCAGAGCTTCAGCACCATCACCTCGAACAGGATGAACAGGCCGCCTTCGTAGAGCGAGCCCATCGGCAATGTGGACGACTTCGCCTCGCCCTGGTCGTCCGCCATCGTCTGTGCCGGCAGGACCAGGACCTGATCGGCGTACGCCGCACTCCGGCCTTCCGGTTGCGCGGTGATGAACAGGATCCTGGCGCCGGCGCGCCTGGCGATCTCGAGCAGTGCCGATGCCGTGGACAGCTCGCCCGGTCCGGCGGTGACCACGAACAGGTCGCCACCCCCGACCGGCGGCGTCGTCATGTCGCCGACCACCGAGACCGCAAGCCCCATATGGAACAGGCGCATCGCAAGCCCGCGTATCTGCAGCCCCTCGCGCCCACATCCGAACACCACGATCTTGCGTGCCTCGGCGATCATGGTCACCGCGCGATCGACCGCGCCGTCGTCGATCCTCGAGAACACGTCCTGCAGTTCGTCGATCGCTTCTCGGTAGAGGCTGCTCATCGTGTACTCCCGTTTCCGCCCCGTGCTGCGGCATTCAGCCACCCCATCGTCAGCTCATCTCCAGCACGATCGGTCGAGGATCGGGGTGGGGGGAGACATGGTTCGCGATCGCCGCCTCGAACAGCCGGAGCACCGTGTTCTCGCTGTCGACATCCAGGAAGCGCTGCGCCATGAGTTCGGCCGCCTCGCGATACCGGTCCTCGCCCAACACCCGCTCGATCGCCTTCCGCAGCGCGACCGGCCGGGGCGTGTCTGTCTGCAGGCCGATCCCGACTCCGCTCCACGACACCCGCGCGCCGACCTCCGCCTTGTCCTCGTTGGTGCCGGCCACCACCAGGGGCACGCCCTGGCTCAACGCGAAATTGACCGTGCCATAGCCGCCATTGGTGACCACGAGATCGACCTGCGGCATCAGCCAGTCGTAAGGCAGGAATTCCGCCACCCGCGCATTATCCGGAATTTCCCCCGGAATTGTCTCGATCGACCGGCCGCCGGTCGCGACCACCACCAGGATGTCCGGCCGGTCCTTCAGCGCCGCCAGGGTCGGCGCCACCACCTCGCCGAGATCGTGATTCGCCAAAGTCCCTTGCGTGACCAGAACGACCGTCGTGGCGCGCGAGACATCGCCGGCCCAGTCGGGCAGCGGGGTCTCGATGGCGGGCAGCGGCAGCGCGCCGATGAAGTGCAGCGATGCAGGCGGCGATCGCCTGGGATATTCGAAGGCATCGACGGTCGGCTGGAAGAACAGGTCCGGGAGGATGACGCTGGCATCGTTCAGCTTGGTCGCCAGCGGGCCGATACCGATCGATGCCAGGACCCGATCGATCTCCTGCTGCATCGGTCCGAAGAACACCGGATCGATCATGTCCCGCATCATCCGGTAGTCGGCGATCGTGGCATCGTCGCTCGCCGGTGGCAGCCCTGGACCGTGCGGTGCACCGTCGTCGCGGGTGGTGAACAGCGGCGTCACGCCGAAATGCGCGATCGCCGGGCGCTGGTCGCGCGGACCCAGGAGAAGCGGGAACGTCCCCAGGAACAGATTGTCGGTCAGGACCAGGTCGGCCGGGAAGCGACCCAGGAGTGCCCTGAGCGACGCATCCTGGGCAACCAGCCGCCCGATGAACACGCGCTTGAACAGGAACATCAGCTTTTCCGGCCCGGAGGCCAGGGATTTCAGCTCGGGATAGACCTGGTCGAGATCGCTGAGATCCTGGTCGATGACGTCGTCGAACGGCTGGAACGACGCACCGGCCGCCTGGAAACGATGCCGGTGCGCGCTTGCGGTATGCCCGACGACCTCATGGCCGCCGGCCACCAGGATCCTGCCGATGGAAAGCAGCGGGTTGAGATGCCCGATCATCGGGGTTCCGGCCAGGATGATCTTCACGGGGCGCCGCCTTCGATGAGCAGGGATAGATTCGGCACTGCAATAATCACGCCGTCTCCGACATCTCGGCTGCAACCGGCTCCGGTTGCATGGAACTGCCGAACAGGAACTCCACATCGTCGACATCGACGCCGCTGAACTCCTCGTCCTCGCTCAGCGCGATGTTGGCGAGGTTGGCTTTCCGGCGCTGCAGTTCGACGATCCGGTCCTCGACCGTGTCCGCCGCGATGAGCTTGTACACGAAAACCGGCTTGGTCTGGCCGATCCGATGCGCCCGGTCCGAAGCCTGATCCTCCGCCGCGGGATTCCACCACGGATCATAATGGATGACCGTATCCGCCGAGGTCAGGTTCAGCCCGCGGCCGCCTGCCTTGAGGCTGATCAGGAACAGCGAGACCGCGCCGCTCTCGAACGTGCGTACCGGCTCCGCACGATCGCGCGTATCGCCACGCAGCTCTGCGAATTCGATACCGGCTTCGACCAGGCGCGGCTTGATGAGATCGAGCATGGTGGTGAACTGCGAGAATAGCAGGATGCGGCGTCCCTCGGGGATCATCTCGGTGATCATTTCCAGCAGTTCGTCGAGCTTGCTGGAACTCTCGATCAGCCGCGCCGACGGAAGCTTCACCAGCCTCGGATCGCAACAGACCTGGCGCAGCTTCAGCAACGCATCGAGCATGACGATCCGGCTCTGCGACGTGGTGAGTTCGGCCACCTGCTTGCGCACCTTGTCGTACAGCGTGCCGCGGATGGTGTCGTACAGCTCGCGCTGGTCGGCTGCGAGATCGATGCGACGCAGGATGGTGTGCTTCGGCGGCAGGTCGGTCGCCACCTCGGCCTTGGTGCGGCGCATCAGGAACGGCTTGATGCGGCGGATAAGCTGCGCGCGCCGCTGCGGGTCGTTGTCCTTTTCGATTGGGCGGCGGAAGCGCTTGGCAAACCCCTTCCGATCGCCCAGCAGCCCCGGCATCAGGAACGCGAACTCCGACCACAATTCCTGCAGGTTGTTCTCGATCGGCGTGCCCGACAGGCACAGCCGATGCCGTGTGGT
Proteins encoded:
- a CDS encoding DNA topoisomerase; its protein translation is MVEQIVITEKSSQAKDIRDAVGSRYGTILPAEGHLFDLLEPEEVEPSWKRWTPVLLRPEGLYGTRPATGGNKASKLKAIREALVSAKRVWLATDCDREGQLIGQEILEHYKYRGEVRRVMFTAQDAVTIRDAFTNARPNGEHAALYQAAVARRQADQIYNLSLTRTATVTLARGARTVIGVGRVKTPTLAIVCRRELEIREFVVQPYFEIVATATVATGQFRMRFAPKERIPDRATAEAIAVLADGADGPLSVKVEDKRQAPPRLHDLPSLQKLCASRFGWSAARTLEVAQELYDGSGKKIITYPRAETRYLPESLIPQVPRIVEALRVGQSFAAIPVLDPPLVRRGMSGTFSDKGLAGASHHAVIPNHNTVDNLRAVWPRLSADERRLFDVIARSYLAAMMPDFRYRQTTALLDVQGYVFRAAGRQPIEMGWRAAFPEWQPAEEKGDEAQLLPALRSGETALLSEPKVEDKETRPPPRYNEGTLIDAMQNAWRFVPDEALRERLKEAKGIGTPATRAEIIRGLKTQEFLVIDGKNIVPTDRGLALFDVLQKADPALVDPGVTAQLERLLDDVLVGRTEMMSAIDAVCAQASRIIGRLTEHASSGAAPLVIAAAGPPGKPGAAGRSGPPTPAMKAYVESLAKQKTIKPPRGYASSGAVCRAFLDKHAASKQVSAQAPESSKPVTPRRRAAPAKARAAATPGAKKRTGGKARAAKAPVASGPAAGGTEIRLNIPYGNKDAAQKLGARYRDGAWYVLAGLDLSGFRDKGWL
- a CDS encoding potassium channel family protein; this encodes MLVVLAIVLALVLLAVTAQDAFEVMLLPRRVYRRVRLARLYFRSAWSAWIWVADRWFAGDRKIRFLGVFGPLSLVILFSLWAALFIIGFGLLQWALQGHSRPPSALSEQVYMSGVTFFTVGYGDIAPHTALNRILAVVEAGLGLGFIAVVIGYLPVLYQLFARREAHVIQLDARAGSPPTATTMIVLHAEPGGLAKLDEMLREWETWGAELLESHLSYPMLVYYRSQHDNQSWLAAMAAVMDTSALVLVGMEDMQPLQARMTFTMTRQVIVEMSRALGIGPSPFEGNDRLSHETYLAMEEAFGNAGVNWTGSADAEDVLHALRSTYEPLLDGLSRRLSLQLPPWLPPDGAAGHWHGGHRGLIAKRLVEQLSGPGRQGVTPEPSSGRFASRLRRRLQRK
- a CDS encoding SIS domain-containing protein, with amino-acid sequence MSSLYREAIDELQDVFSRIDDGAVDRAVTMIAEARKIVVFGCGREGLQIRGLAMRLFHMGLAVSVVGDMTTPPVGGGDLFVVTAGPGELSTASALLEIARRAGARILFITAQPEGRSAAYADQVLVLPAQTMADDQGEAKSSTLPMGSLYEGGLFILFEVMVLKLCERLKIGPDDMRHRHTNLE
- a CDS encoding nucleotide disphospho-sugar-binding domain-containing protein, whose protein sequence is MKIILAGTPMIGHLNPLLSIGRILVAGGHEVVGHTASAHRHRFQAAGASFQPFDDVIDQDLSDLDQVYPELKSLASGPEKLMFLFKRVFIGRLVAQDASLRALLGRFPADLVLTDNLFLGTFPLLLGPRDQRPAIAHFGVTPLFTTRDDGAPHGPGLPPASDDATIADYRMMRDMIDPVFFGPMQQEIDRVLASIGIGPLATKLNDASVILPDLFFQPTVDAFEYPRRSPPASLHFIGALPLPAIETPLPDWAGDVSRATTVVLVTQGTLANHDLGEVVAPTLAALKDRPDILVVVATGGRSIETIPGEIPDNARVAEFLPYDWLMPQVDLVVTNGGYGTVNFALSQGVPLVVAGTNEDKAEVGARVSWSGVGIGLQTDTPRPVALRKAIERVLGEDRYREAAELMAQRFLDVDSENTVLRLFEAAIANHVSPHPDPRPIVLEMS